Proteins from a single region of Methanoculleus taiwanensis:
- a CDS encoding BaiN/RdsA family NAD(P)/FAD-dependent oxidoreductase produces MTGDTTIIIGGGPAGLFCALQAAGDGRRVIVLEKKRSCGRKLLLAGSGQCNLTHDGEITDFFSHYGEHGAFLRPALLNFTNRNLIAFFEEHGLGMRAEPGGKVFPASRRSSDILAVLQRECERQGVGIRCSEPVHHVAREDGDFIVQSDANTMRADTLVIATGGASYPITGSSGDGYTLAGQLRHTITEIAPALAAVYIREYPFTDLAGISFSDLSIALFRGGKKIRQHTGDLLLTHTGLSGPGILDLSRYIRPGDQLKVAFLPGMNQDAIRSTVTATIAANGNRLVKTALAELPLPERFAKKLVELAEIPPDLNGANLSKKARSTLITSVAEYPFTVENLAGFDEAMVTRGGVSLAEINPKTMESRLVPHLYCIGEVLDIDGDTGGYNLQAAFSTAALAARRISGR; encoded by the coding sequence ATGACGGGAGATACCACTATTATCATCGGAGGCGGCCCTGCCGGACTCTTTTGCGCCCTGCAGGCAGCAGGAGACGGGCGAAGGGTGATCGTGCTTGAGAAGAAACGCTCCTGCGGCAGAAAACTCCTTCTCGCCGGATCGGGACAGTGCAACCTCACCCACGACGGCGAGATAACCGACTTTTTTTCACATTACGGGGAGCATGGAGCGTTCCTCCGGCCTGCACTCCTGAACTTCACGAACCGGAATCTCATCGCATTCTTCGAAGAGCACGGGCTCGGGATGCGGGCAGAACCCGGCGGGAAAGTCTTCCCGGCATCACGGAGATCCTCGGATATCCTTGCCGTCCTCCAGAGAGAATGCGAGCGGCAGGGAGTCGGGATCCGCTGTAGCGAACCCGTGCACCACGTCGCACGCGAGGACGGGGATTTCATCGTTCAGTCCGATGCGAACACGATGCGTGCGGATACCCTCGTTATCGCAACCGGAGGCGCCTCCTACCCGATCACCGGTTCATCCGGAGATGGGTACACCCTTGCAGGGCAGCTCAGGCATACAATCACGGAGATTGCTCCCGCCCTCGCGGCAGTATATATCAGGGAGTACCCGTTCACCGATCTTGCGGGCATATCGTTCAGCGACCTATCAATAGCACTCTTCAGGGGCGGGAAAAAGATCCGCCAGCATACGGGCGACCTCCTGTTGACGCATACGGGTCTATCAGGTCCCGGTATCCTCGATCTCTCGCGGTACATCCGTCCCGGTGATCAGCTGAAGGTAGCATTTCTCCCGGGGATGAATCAGGACGCGATCAGGAGTACCGTGACCGCAACCATTGCGGCAAACGGTAACCGCCTCGTGAAGACCGCTCTTGCCGAGCTCCCCCTGCCCGAACGGTTCGCAAAAAAACTGGTCGAACTCGCCGAAATCCCGCCTGACCTGAACGGTGCCAACCTCTCGAAGAAGGCACGGAGTACACTCATAACATCAGTCGCGGAATACCCGTTCACCGTGGAGAACCTTGCCGGCTTCGATGAGGCCATGGTCACGCGGGGAGGGGTTTCCCTCGCCGAGATCAATCCAAAGACCATGGAGTCGAGACTGGTACCGCATCTCTACTGCATCGGCGAAGTCCTTGACATCGACGGCGATACGGGGGGCTATAATCTGCAGGCGGCATTCTCCACAGCAGCCCTTGCCGCACGCCGGATATCCGGACGATAG